The Anopheles maculipalpis chromosome 3RL, idAnoMacuDA_375_x, whole genome shotgun sequence genomic sequence TTTTATGGCCAAGCAGTTTCTTTTATATGCAATACAATACATAGGCCTGCAATACAAATAATTGGCAATCATaatgttgaaatgaaaataagttACCAGGAATGTTGGGCAATATGTGTACACtatgttattaatttttgctttcgttatTATATGTGGCGTTGCCTATTTGTTACCATACTGCTATGCTATGCCTTGCTATGCTTGTTTAGCGCCTTGCTGCTACTCCGTTAAGAAATGGACAGCATGGTCTCGAAAGACTTCTTCGTTCCTTTGCTGTGGgatgtttcttcttttattcagTATCATGCTGGACCCTACGTTTggcttttgttgcttttatgtTCCTCCATTCATCGGTGTAATGTGTTTATTATGCGATAAGATAGGTTAAAGTTATCAGTTATACAAAATAGTTTGCACATAGAAACTGTTTGCAAAATATACGTCTAATTCCCAACTCAGCTACCGAGTGTACacatagcaatacggccaggccgtcgtCCACTAACAGTAGAAAAATGAGGTGAGTGACCCGCTCCAAACCTGGGAAATGTACTTAATATTCGAAACAGTTCCATTGCAAACACTACTTGAGCAGCTTTCGCATTATTATATAAATTATATTGTCTTTTATAACATGCCACTACAGTTACGTGGATAAACACTACCAATTTGCTTCACTACATGCTAGCAGATCCAAATGAGAGTATGAAAAGAGCAATGGCTAATCGGACACTCCTCTCGTACATTGCTTCCCATTATCTCCTGTAGCCCTTTTTGTGCCGAATTAATGTGCAATTATGTGAAACGTTCTCTAGTTGAAATTAGTCCTTGCTTGAATGTTCGTTACTTTGGATTGCAACAGATCGTTGTTCCCTTTTGTCGGTGATCACTATTACTTAAGCTAAATCCATTGCCAGCCTGGCCACGATTTTCTTGTTCTTCCTCTGGTCAAGTATTCTTAACGTAATGCATGTATGTCCCGGACGGCTCATACGCTCTTCGCTCGATATTTCCCTCTTTATTTATGCTTTAATTATTGTCAATTTGGAGTGCCTCACTTGCTGGTGCTATTTGGGCAATAACTCACATCACTAAACACGTTGTTAGCCAactttttagaaaaaaaaggaaaaactatgCAAAAGCGCTCGCCCTGTCCACGTCTGGGATCAATGCAAGCACAATATGATCATACGCGCTGTCCTTATACTCTCCTTTCTTGCCTATGTTTTGTCTATTGGTGGTTCGGCATTTGCAATGTACGTATGTGTATATTTTATGGCTGTATATGTATAGGTGTATATATTCATTTAccgtttttttgtatatagatatttatgtatattttgtATAATTGTTTGTATACGCTTATATCTTGATCTAAACCGTCTAGCTATTGCAAGGAAGGTACGTCATTCCTTCCGTACCCACCATAGCTTCCCTTTTCTATTCATTTACGGATGGTCCACAATTTATTCTATCCCTTTCTCATCCGTCCGTGCCTTGCCTCCCATGCCGGAGAGCAAACTGTTACTGTTCAGGTTCTGCGTCCCGTTGGCGTTTATCCTTTTATTTATATGTATATACTTTCTAGTGTTGCATCGGTTTTCTACGTAAACTGCAACCAACTTGAATctaaaaatgtaaatcaaaCCACGCATCTAACTGTTGAGCAAATGTAGGAGTGTTGGAAAATATGGAGCTATAAGTGCTGAACGAATGGGTCCTTCTAAATTCCTTTCCTTAATGTTGGGATGAATCCcctttcaaataaaatgtacATTGTGCTGGAAAATTTGAAGCATTGCTCATCATGCGAATGCATAGCCTTGTGCACATTTAGTCATGAGTAGTAAAGCCTCCTGCCATCTAACCCACAATAACAGATATCGCAGGTTTTGTCCGTTCCAGTCTCTGCCACTGCTGGCTGccgcaaatgtttttttatcttattgGTGACATTTGCTGCCATTCGTTTatattgctgctgttgccgctagcgttaaaaatatttgtggTCGCTTATTGCTTACTATctcttttgtgtttgcttttaaagGAAACTAAGGTTTATAGTTTCTTGTACCAGTAGAGATAGTGTTCTCCATCTTCCACCAACAGCTCATCCACTCCTGCAAATAGCGTCGTTTATATAACATCATTGCACATGTCGGTGAAAAGAACTGTCTCCGAAGTTAGATTGGATCTTACCTAATGGAGCTATTAACTGATTTCCGGGAGGATTTTTGGTGTCCGGCCTTTCGGGTAAGCGATAAAGCAGCCAAAAGTGATAACTGCAATGGTGGAAAAGTTCAATCATTTAGTAATGTGTTAGGATTTAAGGTAAAACAAAGCAGTAACCTCTTCGGTTCTTCCTTCATTCCAGCGAGTGTATGCACATAGTGTCCGTTGGGCCATTCACGGGCTTCAAAAGAAAATCTGAAAGTACATGTACACACAACAACGCTGAATAACATCGCACTCCTCCTATGTTGATGAGCTTTCAATGACGCTTAATACCTTGGATCTATTTCCGCCGCTTGTTTCATGGCTCGGAAAAATGTTGTATTTTTCGGCGAGGTCAAATCGAGGAAATATTCTTCCGTTTCATTCGTGCCCACCCATAAGGTGTAGGTATAGGAAACATTTCTCGGTTCCAGCTCTTCTACGGGCGATATACCGAGACCAATCGGTGCCGCTAGCTTGGGTTCCCCATTTTCGGATGGTTCGTTGGATTCACGCATCACATGATCACATTGTAATGCACGAACTGCTCCCAAGCCTCGCCAACCGAGAGCGAGAACAATGTCGGCCGTTAGCCCAATGCCGATGCTAGGATCCTGCCAAacagaaattggaaaataGAGTTGGAATGTTCATCTGGAATGTTTATGTTCTACTACAAACCTGTCCGtcttgtagcggctcctcagTCCAGCCTCCATCTGATCGTTGCTTAGCCAGAAGCCACTCAGATGCAGCGGTACGATTCCATTTCCCGGCTGGATCTGGTTCTAAATCTTGAAGTGCTTGCATAGCTAATGCCGTACTTCGAAGCGAGCCAAAGCTACCCTGCGGTCCTTGCAAACTAGCCAAACCACGAGCTGGACGGCGGACAAAATGCTGCAGATGACGGTGTCGATGATCGGTAACGATGCACCGTAGTGCCAACAATACCATGGCGATTGTATctaacaaaaattaataaatacatTATCTCGTCATAATTATCCCTCTCTTACAATCCTTATCAGGATGACGTTTTACGTACCAACATCATTCACCTCTCCGCTGGCTATATCCAACAGTCGTCGTATTTGGCGCTTTCGTACATGCGTTGCCGAACTGCATATGGCTAGTGCTGTCAGAGCGAACTCATACTCCTGACCCTGATCATGCTCATGATGTTCCAGAGCGGCCACCAAATCATGGCCGTAAAAATGGCGCGCATCCTTGCAGAGGCCACCCATGGCCAAAATGTACTTAGCAACGTGGTCCGTATGAGGTAGCTTGGCGGTAGCATGATGACGGTCTAGCATCGTCAGTACCTCAATGTCCATCTGCTTGATGGACAGTAAATTCTCCAGATCCGAAACTGCCTGTATAGGGTTATCGTTTTCCGATGGATCGCGTGCTCCGGACAGTTCTTTGGCCAGAATCACCATGTGCGTATCGTTGCCCCAGCTGTAATCCGGCAGCCGCTTGTCCCTGAGCCAGCACAGGGCTCGCTGTATGCCAACACTTTCAACTTGGTTAGGTCCACCGGGACCGAGCTGTTTTTCCTCGATCTGCGTAACATCCACCGGCAAACTATCGATAATATCTTGCCGTACCACATTTTGGGTTGTGGGTGCATAGGAAACGGACGTGTTTGATATGTACAGTGGCGaaacggatgatgatggtgaaggtATTATGTCGCTGGTCGGACTGGCATACAATCCTCCGACGGTAACAATTGGTTGAGCAACCGTGTAGGAACCTGTTTGTTCCGTAGGCAGGGTGTTCAGTTGTACCGTAGAGGTTGTGTACAGCTGATACTGGTGCTGTTGAGTCGTATGCATTAGGCCTGCCGTAGTATGCGCCATATCAGGCACGCTTTGCATAGTTGGTGGTATGACAGAGGTGACGTTTTCACCAAGTGTTCTGCTGAATAGCAGAAATAGTGTACTGAGCGCTCTTGCGATTTGCATTCGATGTTCCATGTTTGACCTGGATATGAAAAAGGTATTAAAAGTAAATTGATAACTCGATTAACAACGGTTAAGCATAGGTGAATTGTTAAGCTTTAAGAACCAGGCGTACAATACTTCAGAATTCCATTTAACAATAATCTCTAATAAGACACAACTTTTTGGTTGTCCATGAAAAGTCCTTGATGGTTGTACCACACCGCATACATACACTAGTTTTTGGTTTGAACGGCACTGTAGACGGTGGGTCATATATTTAGGCAACAGTGTAGAGCAAAAGGTAACATTGACATTGGTGGATAGTTCATATACATCAATCATATCAATAAACATCAGACAATACAGGTAATCAAGAAGATGTATTCAAAATATTGGCCGGAGAATCAGCCGAAAGTATTCAAATTAGTGATAGCGATACCGGCCAGCATCAAATCCGAAACTTGCATTTGTCACCCATGATTTAACAACAAAGTGACCCGAAATTTCTGGTCAAAGCTTCCGTTCATTTAAttgttaaaacataaaatattctgCTACTACTAGTTATAAGACAAAAATGATCCAACAATTTGCTACACCAAGTAACAGCAATGAATAATACTAAGAACACTGTACGTTCCACAGTGGTTTTTCAATGGTAGTGAATGTTCAATGGAAGTGGTAGTGAAGCCGGTCTTTCGCAAGTCAGGACCGTGAACAAAAACCCCATCACAGCCGGCCCCAACTAGCCCGAAACCGAGTATTAGGCTATGTAGTGAATCTCCAATGATCATTTTAAGACATGCAGAATTTTTGTATTACCTTAAAACATTTCATCTCATCTCAGCTAAAGCCGATTTACGACGGGAAAAAGGGCAAATCATTATCATGCACAACCAATTGACGTACATTGACAATGCCGCCGGAGCACCACAGACACGGCGACGCGGCCTAGACACCAATGCACATATTTACGAACTTTAGTCGACAGCCACGTTCGGGGTTCGCGTAAAATCAATACTTCGCCATTGGTGGCTTGTAAAATGATTCATCCTTTGCAATCAATACAGGGGAGGTGTACGTGTGGCCAGCGAGAATGCTATGCCTTTGGTATgagcaaaacgcaaaaaagaaGCCTTTAATCAATTCTGATCATTGTCAATGAACAGTGCTGCTGTTCGCCTTCCTAACCATACTACAATAGTTATGGGTCTTTTGAGCTTCACTATGAGGAAGCTATGATTTAAAaagttaaattgaattttgaatgaGAATATAGCCGGGACGATGGTCTACAAAAATTGTCTAAATACAAAATActgaaaattaacaaattgaGATACAATTAATAGTTCGACATTGCGTTTATGCACAAATACGCATCAATGTTAAGATCGAAATTATATTTCGTGGAAGCATTTTTTCAATAGTAAATCCAATGTTATTGCAATTCCATTTCTATTTGTTGTAGTTTATATTAAATCAATACATTCATTCACATTACTTTTCGCAAAAGACCGATCATCATGGGCGTATGCTCATTCTACCTTATAGAtgcgttttttctttgatgtttttgtttttgcgtacCTTTGTGACTGTGCTTTCTTCACGAACGATTGTGGCGATCCGGGACTTAAACTGCACTGgacataattttgttttatcagcGTTGCATATGATTTGCACCAACTGACCAGAAACTTTCGCAATGCCGGATGTCCCGAACAGTTTTGCACTCAATAAGTTCACGTTAACTttatcacacacaaactgcaGCGGACAATCGCATTAATACATCGAAGCTAGGTAAAAGGTTATCAGTATATCAGGATATGCACCATTTCTACTACAATACCACACGACTACGGATCATTAGACACACAGTTTAAGGGCTTTCGGTAGATGGTATAGTTGGTACCTCAATCTCGTTAAACAATACGGCAAATAACACAGCGAATGGTGCTTTCTTGTGTACGGGAAATAGATACTAAACACACCCCAGTTTAGTTGAGTGTGAATGTCTAAGGCAGAAAGGTACAAAAGGAAGACATTCCTTCGACAGATGTCTGACATGCGCATTACACATTTTAAACTCTATGTTGGCAGCAATTGTTAGACAAATGATGGAAATTGTTGTGtcgttttaaatgttttgttatttttaactGTCTTGTGTAAATTTGAACCTTGTAAAGAGTTATTTTTTACACCAAATTATTTGTTCAGGTCTCTGGTAATATTTGCCTTAAACAAGCGAATGAAATTCGAATATTGGAATCATGTGGACAAATTTGAAAGATCAATAGAGAAGAGAAGACAATAAAATTGTACTATTCTTTTTTAACTGTTGTTGCATATTAGGCCATTAATCCtagaatgtaaataaaaaaaggaagtacaGACCGATTTGAAGTTGGTAATTTTGTCAATTTATCAgggacggcccggtggtgtatgcgATAGCGGCGTTTAAATAAGGCAATTAAATCcatactttttatttattacactcTGTTTGTGCCGTCCTGGATTACtccggaaatgaaaaatacacTTCGCGGGATAACTGACACAAAACTCTGATAAAAAGAGATTCCCCTCTGCTTCCGATATACCACCCGGGTGAgatcaattatttaaaagtGCTTCCTAAGGCCTTCACACAACCAACCGATCACAAGTCACTTGATAACGGATAACGAGATACACCCTTCCGTAATCCAGTGCAAACAGTTTGATTTAAAACCTGAGCTCGTCCAAGTTGTGAACAGGACAGGCTGGGATAGCTAATCAACTACAACCTCGTGTGCGTGCTGGTGCAGGTGAGTCAACTTTGAACCTATAAAAGGGCTCCCGTTGATGTGCAGCGCATCATAGTGTAAGGGAAAAGCGCCTCGGTTTATCATTGGCCATTTCTCAAGTGGAGTATCTAGAGAGTACACGTGATCATGGAAATATCAGAACCCACCAAAGTAGTATTTTACGTTAGCCGAATATTTGGACTAGCACCCTACGTAGTTAGGCGTACATCCAAAGGACAAATAGTGGACTACAAGCGAAATGTGTTTCTGATCATTTACAGTGTGtgtcttgtgttttgtttaggTAGAACAATTACGTTTTTTCCATGCACCATGAAGTGTTTTTCTAACTTTTCTGGCATAACTTTTACTTTCGTTGGCTCACAGCTGGCCTCACGTACAAAGGAATATTTTTCGATGTTACTTCCAAAAAGCCCATACGGTAAGCGTCACTCACGTTTTATAGTTTCGTGTGCTTCATTCCATTTTCACCGTTCTGAGCATCTGGTCGGCGGCTGTTGATGGCTATGTTTTTCGCCCATATcgataaagcaataaaaaccttaaaaagCTTCGTTTTCAGAATGAAAACGGCAACATCGAAGGTTGTTACTATTCTGGACGTTTCGGTAGTAGTGTCTGCTTGCATCTGTGGCTCACTCAGTGGAATATGGGGACTGCATTTTGTGCGTGAGCTTAACCGACGTCTTACCGAGGTAAGGCaccaattatttataaaacgtCTAACAGAGATTAAGCTTCAAAATAGTCTCTGTATTTCAGTAACTTGTTAATTATTGGCCGTTATTATAGGCACTAATACACTGTTGATATGCATGCtttaggaaataaaataacatatcaattttaaaaatatactgGTATTGA encodes the following:
- the LOC126561914 gene encoding uncharacterized protein CG3556; translation: MEHRMQIARALSTLFLLFSRTLGENVTSVIPPTMQSVPDMAHTTAGLMHTTQQHQYQLYTTSTVQLNTLPTEQTGSYTVAQPIVTVGGLYASPTSDIIPSPSSSVSPLYISNTSVSYAPTTQNVVRQDIIDSLPVDVTQIEEKQLGPGGPNQVESVGIQRALCWLRDKRLPDYSWGNDTHMVILAKELSGARDPSENDNPIQAVSDLENLLSIKQMDIEVLTMLDRHHATAKLPHTDHVAKYILAMGGLCKDARHFYGHDLVAALEHHEHDQGQEYEFALTALAICSSATHVRKRQIRRLLDIASGEVNDVDTIAMVLLALRCIVTDHRHRHLQHFVRRPARGLASLQGPQGSFGSLRSTALAMQALQDLEPDPAGKWNRTAASEWLLAKQRSDGGWTEEPLQDGQDPSIGIGLTADIVLALGWRGLGAVRALQCDHVMRESNEPSENGEPKLAAPIGLGISPVEELEPRNVSYTYTLWVGTNETEEYFLDLTSPKNTTFFRAMKQAAEIDPRFSFEAREWPNGHYVHTLAGMKEEPKSYHFWLLYRLPERPDTKNPPGNQLIAPLGVDELLVEDGEHYLYWYKKL